The nucleotide sequence CGTTTGCATTACCAACATCCATAAATTCAATAAACCGTAAGTTGATGCCTTTCTTATAAAAGTAATCGACCATTGGGAGAATTTGATGCTCATTAACACCTTTTTGTACGACCATATTTATTTTTATATCAAACCCAAGTTTTCTTACATAATCAATGTTATTTAAGACGTATTTCGGAGTGACTCCCCGCCCGTTCATTTCACTAAAAAGCTCAGGGTCAATCGCATCAAGACTAATATTTAATCGACGCAAGCCTGCTTCGTAAAGGGCTTTTCCGTGTTGACGAAGGTAAATGCCATTTGTCGTTAATCCAATATCTTCCATCCCTAACTTCATTAATTTCTTCACTAACAAGTCAACATCTTTACGCACTAATGGTTCTCCACCAGTAATACGAAGTTTTTTTACACCTAAGGAGATATATAATTTTGCCAGCCTTTCTATTTCTTCAAATGTAAGCAATTCTTCTTTTGGCAGAAAATTAAAATCAGGTCCAAATATTTCCTTTGGCATACAGTAACTGCAACGGAAATTGCAACGGTCTGTAATTGAAATCCTTAAATCTCGTAAAGGCCTGTCCAACATATCTGTTATGTGCTTAGCTGTCATTTCATATCATTCCTTTATAAGCTAATCATTTAGCGAAGCGGGCGGTTGATATTTTGAAAGGCTTCCCCTCCATTCTTTGCGATGGACTGTTCTGAAAGCCATTTTACGTTAAGCGATTGTAGCAACTTCATCATCTTTCTCTCTCTATTCCGTAATTGTTGTAAAATAATTGCTTCTGCTCGCTTATGATAGGCACCAACTAACGGGTGTCGCTTTTCTTCTCCTCTTACTAATACAGCATCACTATTTGTATGAAGC is from Bacillus tianshenii and encodes:
- the moaA gene encoding GTP 3',8-cyclase MoaA; the protein is MTAKHITDMLDRPLRDLRISITDRCNFRCSYCMPKEIFGPDFNFLPKEELLTFEEIERLAKLYISLGVKKLRITGGEPLVRKDVDLLVKKLMKLGMEDIGLTTNGIYLRQHGKALYEAGLRRLNISLDAIDPELFSEMNGRGVTPKYVLNNIDYVRKLGFDIKINMVVQKGVNEHQILPMVDYFYKKGINLRFIEFMDVGNANGWEMDKVVTKKQIYETIAERYTLEPVEPAYYGEVAQRYRHVGTGTEVGFITSVSESFCSTCTRARISSDGKFFTCLFANSGFDLKEMLRSGASDDELLHAISDVWNHRSDRYSDERMKHRKRKKRKIEMSYIGG